The nucleotide window GTTGATTAAAATACAGTCCCAGGCAAAAGTGACGGTCTGAGTGTGCAATATTAACCAGGAAGAAGTCATTACACCTCAGTGTTAAAGACCATTCAAACTACTCATGGTTTATGCATTTTGTAAGTGACTtatcttttttgtttgttttcagcaTGAAAGACTGTCCAGGTAAGCTGCTTTCATCTCAGCTCACTTTATCAAAGATTTTCACTACCAGGCATTCATACATATCCTAACGGCCATTGGTCAACTTTATTACTCAGGCCTCCTTTGCAACTGACCTTtttattgtaaatgagaacttgttctcaactagccttccTGGTTAAATGCAGGTGAAATAAAAAGTATATTGATGACCAAGCTCTGACACAGTGAAGTAGGTGCAGTCATTTGTTACCTTTCCCTCAGACTGGACTCGTCTGGTGCTTACGACCGAGAAGCCTATGACGCTCGCAGGGAAAACAGAATGGCAGCACGGAAAAAGGCTGAGGAAGAGGCAGGATGCACTGACTATAAGAAGGTAACCTGTAATGTAAAATTCTCTAACGGTTTCTTAACGCTAGCAAACTGGCGTAGGTAGCTAATGATCTGTTGTGACATCTGTTATGTCATGATAAGGAAAGTATTATGTAGCCTTTATGACAGAGGGTTCAAGTAAAGTGTAGTAGTCAAATACTGTGGCATGTTATGATATTCTGTGTCTGTTTGCTGTTGCATCTTTTATGTTGCAGATGTACGAGGAGGCCATGTCTACAAATGAGAGACTCAAGTCCCGGCTGCAGGGCAGCAAACAGGAGCTGGTGTTGGTGCAGACTCAGCTGGAGAAAGTCACACAGGTGATTATCCTTAACTGGTATTCATCCGccacacaaaatagtccaaaccCTCATCCGAAAATCAAATAAAACTGATGAAAATTACCAGATTGCAGAAGAGTCCAATGAATACGTACACTACatggtatgtggacacctgctcgtcgaacatctcattccgaaataatgggcattaatatggagttggtccccctttgctgctataacagcctccactcttctgggaaagctttccactagacgttggaacattgctacggtgacttgcttccattcagcaatgAGCATTAGTGACGTCTGGCACTAAttttgggtgattaggcctggctcgcagtcagcgttccaattcatcccaaaggtgtttgatggggttgaggtcagggctctgtgcgggccagtcaatttcttccacaccgatctcaacaaaccatttctgtatggacctcgctttgtgcacagggttattatcatgctgaaacaggaaagggccttccccaaacggttgccacaaagttggaagtgcagaattgtctagaatgtcattgtatgctgttgcgTTAAGATTCCCCTCTCTGGAACTGtagcacgaaccatgaaaaacagccccggaCCATTATTcttcttccaccaaactttacatttggcactatgcattggggcaggtagcgttctcctggcatccgccaaacccagattcctcCGTcatactgccagatggtgaagcgtgattcatcactccagagaacccgTTTCcgccaatggcggcgagctttacaccacttcagccaaCGCtttgcattgcacatggtgatcttaggcttatacgcggctgctcggccatggaaactaatttcatgaagctcccgacaaacagtttttgtgctgacatTTGGTACTCTGtggtgagtgttgcaaacgaggacagacgATTATTACGAGTTACACGCTTCAGCAGTCggcgatcccgttctgtgagcttgtgtggcctacctcttcaaggctgagccgttgttgctcctagacgtttccacactaacagtacttacagttgaccggggcagctctagcagggcaggaatttgaccaactgacttgttggaaaggtggtatcctatgacggtgccacgttgaaagtcatagagttcttcagtacgggccattctactgtcaatgtttggcTTTCGAGACTGCATGACTGTATGCTCGATTTTAtatctgtcagcaacaggtgtggctgaaatagcctaatttactaatttgaaggggtgcccACATACTTGTAGTGTATATGGATGGTTGTACCATTTCATGACTTATCATTGTGATTCCCAACTTACAGTTCTTGTCAAATACAATGTGGAGTAACTCTTCCATATCCTATTACATGGACCACTGCACAATAAAATCAGGAAAGATGCAGGAGTGAGAACTATGACAGATTATGCAAGTAAAATTCATTGGATTGTTCCCAGAGAAATGCTTGGGAATTGGTATTTTTGAAGTACAGTACCATGTTTGTTTTcaaatgtaaatattgaagagtttTGTTCCAAAACGCTATGTCCACAAATCTTTCACAATTGtgtttttttcatcagaaatgattgcttatgaCTACCTTCATGTGTGGGTAAAATATAACTgttctcaaaaaaaaaaatattaatagaTTTGAATTGTGTATTAAAATGGCTTTTGTTGCAAAATGCTAattatccattgtttagctggaatggaatgttcgtatcctgtatattcgactgtgatatgtggttgtctcacctagcaatctgaagatgaatgaatcactctggataagagcatctgctaaaaatGGCAAATGTAAATATTTTATATACATACCTCATATTACTTTAttgatacatttaaaaatataaatgttttatattaATGTCAGAAATGTATAATTTGTACATTTCTTCTTAAAAATGTAATTACTTGTCACATTTGATTGTGTAAAACCTACAAGTAATACTTATTTGTCTGAGTGAGGCTCAGGCGGATATTTTGCGTTTTGCaacaaaacatgattatttgtctcccTGAAATGAAACTTTCAAGTGATACTGTAGATTTCAAGCAAATACATTTCTGttattgaacaaccccatgccttGATTAGGTGGTGAAAAAACACAAATCACTTTCATAAGTTCTTAACCCTATTCTCAATCGGTTGGTTGAGCATGTTTTTGACAATGGATTTAGAAGTAGATATGAAAAAAATCTTCACTTGAATGGTCATCTCCCCAGCCCTCCTGCACCAATTTACATAATTTGTAACCTTTTGGGTTGCAGCAGTTCAGTGTTGTGGCACTCTAACTTTGCCCAATAAGAGGACTGTAAGAACTCAGTCAGTCACCAAAGACATAAGATAAAAGGTAGGAATTCAGTTGTTGATGGATGAATATTGCACCATTCCTGTTAGGAATAAGAATATGGTAAATAGTAATGCAAAAAATGCTATAATAGAAAACTACTCTTTGTCGTGTATGTGGGAAACATGATGGACAAATGTACAGTAGCTAATTTGAAATGCAAGAAAAACACTTTGGGTGATATTGCACTACACACCACCTGAAAACGCATTCATTTAAAAGTGATTAAAAGTATATTTTTGGTCACACAATTACCATAATGTGTCCAAATTTGACATCATTAGTTTTCTAGGCCAAACCATTCGGACACTACagacatttcattttttttgtgagaagacaggttctcatgatctgacaaacaccactgtagctcggccaccttccacatTAGATTCggaaggccgccataggcagatgcggtggaaggtggccaagctacagcggtgtttgatatctctagcttaaaacttcttatggctgcgatcccgttaacgggatcgatatgacaacaacCAGTGAatgtgcagggcgccaaattcaaacaacagaaatctcataatttaaaattcctcaaacatacaagtatcttataccattttaaaggtaatcttgtcgttaatcccaccacagtgtccgatttcaaaaaagctttacagcgaaagcaccacaaacgattatgttaggtcaccgccaaatcacagaaaaacacaaccaTTTTTCCAGCtgaagacaggagtcacaaaaagcagaaatagagattaaatgaatcactaacctttgatcttcatcagatgacactcttaggacttcatgttacacaatacatgtatgttttgttcggtaaagttcatatttatattaaaaaatctcagtatacattggcgtgttatgttcagtagttccaaaaacatccagtgattttgcagagccacatcaatttccagaaatactcataataaacgttgatcaaagatcaagtgttatacatggaattttagatccacttctccttaatgcaaccgctgtgtcagattataaaaaagctttacggaaaaagcaaaccatgcaataatctgaggtcggcgctcagagcccaaccaagacaaaaatatatcagccatattgtgcagtcaacagaagtcagaaataaccttataaatattcacttacctttgatgatcttcatcagaatgcactcccaggaatcccagttccacaataaatgtttgatttgttcgataatgtccatcatttatgtccaaatagctacttttgtttgTGCGTTTGGTAAATAAATCAaaactcacgaagcgcgttcactaaaagcagacgaaatgtcaaaaagttctgttaccgtccgtagaaacatgtcaaacgatgtatagaatcaatctttaggatgtttttaacataaatcttcaataatgttccaaccggagaattcctttgtcttcagaaaaagccaatggaacgggagctacctctcatgtgaaagCGCATGACCTgctcctggcactctgccagacctttgactcaatcccctctcattcagccccccttttacagtagaagcctcaaacaagtttctaaagacggttgacatctagtggaatccttaggaagtgcaacatgaccaatatcccactatcttcaataggggctgagttgaaaatcaaccaacctcagatttcccacttcctggttggattttttctcaggtttttgcctgccatatgagttctgttatactcacagacatcattcaaacagttttagaaacttcagagtgttttctatccatatgtactaacaatatgcatatattagcaactgggactgaggagcaggcagtttactctgggcaccatattcatccaagctactcaatactgcccccagccataagaagttaaactgacagattttgatgggggtttcttattatgttacttagattgactcACAGGTGAGTCAATAGACTCCATCTGAAAATGGATACATAGCGTTTTGGAATTAAACTCTTCATATGAGAAATGTTTGCCGTTTCAGGGATTGTTCTATTTTTCACTATTTTAACCATGGACTTTTGTATTGCAGAGAAAGATCACAATGACTGAAAGGTCCAATGAGAGGTCCATGCTTGAGAAAGAAAAACGGGTGAGATCCTCATTTCACAAGATGTTTGCCTATGCACTTTCTGTTTACTTCTCTCTTGTTCTGGTACAACATGTCTATTTGattatattttgttttattaGTTCAAGTCATGGTCAGGCTGATAGCCCTGTCATGTTTAGTCTCATTGTGGCTTGTGTCATCTCTTCTCTGTAGGAAACACATGTCCTTCAGAAGAAGATATCAGACATGGAAGATGAAGTGAAGGTATCTGTCCAGATTTGATCAATTTCCTCTAGATGGACCAGCTGCAAAATCAAAATTTGCTATATATTGtacaaattcatgaaaacaaaaatgtgctttttggtcttaattgaaggtaagggttaggcataCGGTTGagagggttaggtttaaaatcagatttcatgactttgtggctgtgccagctaatGACTACCCtacagagctgcctccagtacatgagtcatcCCAAGATGgcgcaagatggcgccgacagagatggtcgcctcgcttctagtccttaggaaactatgcagtattttttttttatgtattatttcttacgtTGTTagaccagaaaatcttaagtgttattacatacagccgggaagaactattggatatcagagcgacgtcaacttaccaacattaagACCAGGAATATAACTTTCCCGAAGTGTATCCTTTGTACCCAAAACAACAATGCCGCAGAAGATgtagacggagcggcctcctggtgcACAACACTCACCGCCTACGAGTATATttctcgccaatgtccagtctctagataacaagatAGACGAgattagggcaagggttgctttccagagagacatctgggattgtaacattctctgtttcacgggaAAATGGCTCTCTCGGAATATgttgtcggagtcggtacagccactgGGATTCTTTATGCATCGCGTCGACAGAAATTAACATCTTTCTgtgaagaagggcgggggtgtatgcttcatgatttaacgactcatggtgtaatcgtaAGAACATACAttaactcaagtccttttgttcacctgacctagaattccttaatcaaatgccgaccatagtatctcccaagagaattcttgttggttattgtcacagccgtgtatatcccccctcaagccgataccataacggccctcaaggaacttcactggactttatccaaactggaaaccatatgtcctgaggttgcatttattgtagctggggattttaacaaagcaaatttgagaacaaggctacctaaattcaatcagcatattgattgtagcacTCGTGTGGGCaatacactggatcactgctatTCTAACTtgcgcgatgcatacaaggccctcccccacccttctGCAAAtatgaccatgactccatttttcTCCTAccatcctataggcagaaactcaaatagGATGTACCCGTGACTATTCAATGGTGGTCTGACCAATCgaaatccacgcttcaagattgttttgatcacacagaCTGGGAATTGTTCCGGGCAGCCTCAGAGAATGACATTGATTTATACGCTGAttcagtgagtgagtttataaggaagtgcattggagatgttgtacccactgtgactattaaaacctaccctaaccagaaaccgtgcataaatggcggcattcgcgcaaaactgaaaacgcgaaccaccgcattttaaccatggaaagatgactgggaatatggcagaatataaaCCGTGTAGTTATGCCctccaaggcaatcaaacaggcgaaatatcggtatagggacaaagtggagtcgcaattcaaaggctcacacacgagacatatgtggcagggtctacaggcaattatggactacaaaaagagaaccagccacgtcacagacaccaacgtcttgcttccagacaaagtaaacaccttctttgctcgatttgaggataatacagtgtcaccgacgcggcccgctatcaaggactgtgggccccccctctccttctccgtggccgatgtgagtaagacatttaaacgtgttgaccctcacaaggctgccggcccagacagcatccctagccgcgtcctcagagcatgcacagaccagctggctggtgtgtttaaagacatattcaatctctccctatgccagtctgctgtccccacatgcttcaagatggctaccattgttcctgtacccaagaaggcaaacataactgagctaaatgactatcacccagtagcactcacttctgtcatcatgaagtgctttgagagactagtgaAGGATCGTATCActtccaccttacctgccaccctagacccacttcaatttgcacaccgccccaataggtccacagacgatgcaattgacttcacactgccctatcccatctggacaagaggaatacctatgtaatgctgttcattgacggcagttcagcattcaacaccatagtaccctccaagctcgtcattaagcttgagtCCCTGggtcaaccccgccctgtgcaattggatcctggacattgatgggccgcccccaggtggtgaaggtaggaaacaacatctccacttcggtGATCCTCAACACgcgctcagccccctcctgtactccctgttcacccatgactccgtggccatgcacgtctccaactcagtcattaagtttgcagatgacacaacattAGTGaccttgattaccaacaatgacgaaacagcctacagggaggaggtgagggcactcggagtgtggtgtaaggaaaacaacctcactcaacgtcaacaaaacaaaggagatgattgtggacttcaggaaacagcagagggagcacataCCCCTATCCACATTAACGGGACAGCAGTGGCGAAAGTGGACATTTTAAGTTCCTTatcgtacacatcacggacaaactgaaatggtccacccacacagacatttgggtgaaggaggctgaagaaatgtagcttgtcacctaaaaccctcacaaacttctacagatgcacaattgagagcatcttgtggctgtatcacctcctggtatggcaactgcaccaccctcaaccgcaaggctcttcagagggtggtgtggtctgc belongs to Salvelinus namaycush isolate Seneca chromosome 20, SaNama_1.0, whole genome shotgun sequence and includes:
- the LOC120065658 gene encoding protein phosphatase 1 regulatory subunit 12B-like isoform X1, with the translated sequence MSSVLSPRNAKDQPRTTKSLSDSSPTTPSLTSRGLKHERLSRLDSSGAYDREAYDARRENRMAARKKAEEEAGCTDYKKMYEEAMSTNERLKSRLQGSKQELVLVQTQLEKVTQRKITMTERSNERSMLEKEKRETHVLQKKISDMEDEVKIQTELKNENQRLKDENGALIRVISKLSK
- the LOC120065658 gene encoding protein phosphatase 1 regulatory subunit 12B-like isoform X2, whose product is MSSVLSPRNAKDQPRTTKSLSDSSPTTPSLTSRGLKHERLSRLDSSGAYDREAYDARRENRMAARKKAEEEAGCTDYKKMYEEAMSTNERLKSRLQGSKQELVLVQTQLEKVTQRKITMTERSNERSMLEKEKRIQTELKNENQRLKDENGALIRVISKLSK